A genomic stretch from Candidatus Krumholzibacteriia bacterium includes:
- a CDS encoding DTW domain-containing protein — protein MHLTEFKGKYGDKCHRCLMRHHLCLCDSIVPFANRTPVTIIMHCGEVFKPSGTSRLAGLALQNCDVYLRGFAEKPLILEDLFPEPESCLFLNLSADAHVLDEDFVAGHAFTHLVVPDGSWRQARKMGRREPTLKKMTWARLPSGPRSRYLLRNQPVPGGLATIEAIARALGVLDGRAGQDHLDRVFSLMVDRTISNRFRTRLRPAVNARRSTHEIA, from the coding sequence ATGCATCTGACTGAATTCAAAGGGAAATACGGAGACAAGTGCCACCGGTGTCTCATGAGGCACCACCTGTGCCTCTGCGACAGCATTGTTCCCTTTGCCAACCGTACACCGGTCACCATCATCATGCATTGCGGCGAGGTCTTCAAACCCTCGGGAACATCCCGCCTGGCCGGTCTGGCGTTGCAGAACTGCGACGTGTACCTGCGGGGTTTCGCGGAGAAACCGTTGATCCTCGAGGACCTCTTTCCCGAACCGGAATCTTGCCTGTTCCTGAACCTGAGCGCCGATGCCCACGTGCTGGACGAAGACTTCGTGGCCGGCCATGCGTTCACGCACCTGGTCGTGCCCGACGGGAGCTGGCGCCAGGCCCGGAAGATGGGCCGCCGCGAGCCCACGCTGAAGAAGATGACGTGGGCCAGGCTGCCCTCCGGACCGCGGTCCCGCTATCTGCTGCGCAACCAACCCGTGCCCGGGGGTCTGGCTACTATTGAGGCCATCGCGAGGGCGCTGGGTGTTCTGGATGGACGTGCTGGACAGGATCACCTGGATAGGGTTTTCTCGTTGATGGTGGACCGAACCATCAGCAACCGATTCCGAACGCGCCTGCGTCCGGCGGTAAACGCGCGAAGGAGTACACATGAGATCGCATAG